The Cohaesibacter intestini genome segment TAAAGAAATAGGATTTGATTATGAAAACCATTCACCGCTCCCTTCTCATCGCTTCGTTTATTGTCCCGTTTGCAGTAACAGCAGCAAGCGCGATGTCCCATTCAGAATGGGAGGCATACAAGAAGGACTGCCGATCAAGAGGTGGAACTCCTGGTGTTCACATGGACGGTTCTCCTGGGTGCCACATAGGGGCCGCGGCAAAAGTCAAGAACGGTTTTAAACTCAACAAATCTCCCAAATTGGTCAAAGGCAGCGGCAGCGGAAAAGCAGCGTTCACAGATTTGGTAGGCACCAAGTAATAGGTCGAGGGAAAACGAGTAGAGCCAACACTGGTCGCAGCGATGCGGCCTTTTTCAATCCCGTTCGACAACTGCATTGAAGAAATTTTTTTAATCTCATCTTAGTGGCTGCGGGAAAACCACAAGCCTTGGGATGGTACACCTTGGGCTCTGAACCGACCTTTGTTGCGGCAGGCACGAATGTTAGCAAAGAACAAAAAAAGCCCGCCGGGATTAACCGGCGGGCTTTTGTTTTATTTGGCAGCGGCCTCAGCCTCTCGGAGCTGATTGCGCTTAATCCGCCAATCTTCCCATCTATTCAGGATCAGCATGAACATGGCAACGATAGTGAAGATTAGCAGGACACCCTGCAAAATGGGATTGAAATATTGATCCCAATAATATGCCATTCCATTGACCCCCAATGCGGCAGCTACTTTGGTTTCCGACTGAGAGATCATTGGCCAGCCCTCACACGCACACCACGCACCTGCTTATAGAATTGCACTGTGTCGCGGTGACGATTGCGGCACTCTGCCAAGGATTGACGATGGCGGGCGATCACCGCCCGCGCATCTCGACCGGTCTGGACGCCCGGATCCGCGCACTGACGTTGCAGATCGGCAGGCATGGGCGGCAATTGAGCCGCAGCCACCAGCTCACCGGATGATTTGCAACCGGCTAACGTCATCATCAGTGAGGATGCAAGCATCAGCTTGACCCAATTGCGCCTCATAGTCTTTTACCTTCTGCTCAAGGTTTGATTGTTCGGCCTCACGGTCTTGCGCGCGAATAACAGCACTTTCCAAGGCCTCGGCATTACTTTTGATGGATTGGGTCAGGCTTTCGATCTTGTTATCCTTGAGATCGAGCTGCACTTGCTGAGCCTTGATCTCGGCAATGCGGGATTGGTCCAGCCGCCCCTTGCCATAGGCACCGCCCACGACTAGGAGGGCAGCCCCGGCAAACCACAAGCGCCGATCTGTTAAAAGCTTAAGCAACATGATCAATCACCCGCCTCCATTCGCCCCGGATCCGATGGAAAGAAACCGTCAGCGCCGTGACGCTTTTCCCACGACCGGCCAACCGTATGAGCCCCGGTGACCACGCCGCCGGTGCCAACCATGGCAATCAGCAGGCTGGACGCATCACCGAGCTGAGCCTGACCCACGGCCAGCAATAGCAGCACCGTCAGCGCCAAGGCCGCAAAGAAGGCAATGAAGACCAAGGCAAAGAGAGGGCGCCAAAGCCGCCGCACCCGCCATGCATGAGCATAGGCCGGATCGGCCAACAAATAGCCCTTTGTTTTTGGCACTGTCTCGCTCATCGTGTTGCCCCATATCCAGAGGATGGCCTCGTCCCTGCAAAAGGCGCATAGATCTTGCCAGCCTCGGAAGGCGGCACGCGAAACGCAATGAAATGACGAATGTGGAAACTGTCATAGCGGATCTGATTTTTCTGATTGCAGCCCAGCAGCGTGACCATGCCGGTCTTACGGTCATAGTTGGCTACGACCCCAATATGACCAGCATCTTTGCTCCAACGGATGATCCCAAAAGAGCCGACCAGCGGTCCGCCGGCATCAACGCCATAAAAGCGCCAGTCTTGCGCAAAGAACGGATTGGACGGCACCGGCACAGATGGAAACATTTCCAACGCGGCATTTTCCGCCCCCTCGCCGCACCAAGGCAATTGTTTAGGATTGCCCAGCACTTTGCCAAAAGAGCGAAACCAATTCATGAGATCGAACGTATTGCGCCCCTCATGCCAGCCAAGGCGCTGGATGAGCGGGCGAGCGAGAGGCGGAATGTCCAGCACCACCCCTTTGGCCTTGGTCTTGACCTCAAACAGCATCCGCAGAGTGATCGGCCCGACCTTATCACGCGGGTTGAGATTGACCGACTTTTTAAAGGCGATGATCGCCGCCGAGGTCATCGGCCCCGGCACGCCATCAATAGGCCCCGGATCAAAACCCAATGCCTTGAGCCGTGCTTGCACGCGCCGGAGCTGCTCAGTTGAGAGGTTTCTCATTTTCATTGTCCTCATAAAAAAAGCCGCCTCAAGGGCAGCTATCTCAAGTCACTTTGGTGAGGTGTTTATTGTGGCCACTCAGCAGCCAAATCTTGGATCCGCTACGGCATCGATCCACAAGCGCACGAGGTGATCAAAACACACCCCATTGCCCTGATTTAATACAAGCGGAATCATTGGATCCCCTTTATGATCCAATCTGTCTCAGTGTGATGAAGAGAAAAGAATGTCCGACAATCCCGCCCCATGGCCCAAAATCGTCTCACTCATAAACCGAGCCATCTTGCTCACCGAAAATGAGGCCGACACCGATCACCTGCGCGCCTTGCTAACAGATGCACGCGTCGAGGCACTGGAGCGCTGTGTCCAGAGCCACAAAGACCACACATTTCATTGATTTTGAGTTTGGCTGAAGTTGGTCAACTTGGTGCCTGATTGCCGATCACTGGTTGTTATAAAGCTGTGCATACCAGTGCAGATGCAAGACCATAAGAAGAACAAAAGGCAATCATAAGAAACACAACCTGAAACGTCACTAGACTTCTTTCTTAATCAGTTTTCCGAAACCTTCCCACCCGGTGCGGGGTTTTCGTTCATACCCCGCCAAAGGTCACGCCGTATCCGCTCAGCTGACTGGATTGGGTCGCGCTCGACTGGGGTGAGGTCTGTTTCTTACGTGTATCTTTCCCGGCCCCGCCCTTTGGCAGCTCTATGGACAGGTTGCAAAGATAGCCTGAGGCGTTGAGCGTATGGGTGCAGCTCTTGACCCGATATTGGCCATCCACCCCCGCCCGCGCGCCTTTCAGATTGATCAGGCCACCGGCAAAGAGCGAGGGATTGCCGTCACAGGTGATTGTGCCGCTCCCAGCGGCCCGCTCAGCGCCTTCTTTGTCCGACTTGGCTGCAGCCTCGGCCTCCTCTTTCGTGGCCTTGAGCGAGGCGCTGGAGCGGGCCTTGGCCTTAGCCTCTTTCTCGCCCTCGGCCTCGACCTCGATCACCTCGCCCTTTTCAAAATCGAAATAGCGCGAAGCAAAAGCCGAATGCGCAGGCCTGCTTTGCTTGGGCGAGATCGACCAGCCGGTCAGGTTTGGCGATTGATCGGACCAAACGATATCGACCGGCACAAGCGAGCGCCCACTCGCCGACTTGCCACCATTGGCCTCGATCATCACCGGCAGGTCATCAAACAGGCTCGACTTGCCGCCGACCTCACGCGCGATCCGCTTGGCAAATTCCAGATAGCTCTCGCCATCCGCCACCTCGCTGACCCGCATGATCTTGCCGATTGCCTCATCAATGCGAGGCGGCTGGAGACCGGCCTCTTTTGCCGCATCGGTGAGGATCTCTTTCACCGTCTTATTTTGCCAGCTCTTTTGCAGGGGTTGCTTGGCCTTGCCGGTCAGATCCGCCGCATCAGCCGAGACCGCAAGCGTGCGGCCACCACTGCCCCCGCTTGAGGTGACATTGCTCACCTTGCCCCGGAATGTTTCTTGAGCGCCATGTTTCGAACGGCCCAAGATGATCGACACCGGGTCATTC includes the following:
- a CDS encoding peptidoglycan-binding protein, producing MRNLSTEQLRRVQARLKALGFDPGPIDGVPGPMTSAAIIAFKKSVNLNPRDKVGPITLRMLFEVKTKAKGVVLDIPPLARPLIQRLGWHEGRNTFDLMNWFRSFGKVLGNPKQLPWCGEGAENAALEMFPSVPVPSNPFFAQDWRFYGVDAGGPLVGSFGIIRWSKDAGHIGVVANYDRKTGMVTLLGCNQKNQIRYDSFHIRHFIAFRVPPSEAGKIYAPFAGTRPSSGYGATR
- a CDS encoding phage late control D family protein, which translates into the protein MGASYYAVSIAGQLRLSSEDDPARVISLTINDPDEAAATASLTLDDKDGAIYLPQKNDPVSIILGRSKHGAQETFRGKVSNVTSSGGSGGRTLAVSADAADLTGKAKQPLQKSWQNKTVKEILTDAAKEAGLQPPRIDEAIGKIMRVSEVADGESYLEFAKRIAREVGGKSSLFDDLPVMIEANGGKSASGRSLVPVDIVWSDQSPNLTGWSISPKQSRPAHSAFASRYFDFEKGEVIEVEAEGEKEAKAKARSSASLKATKEEAEAAAKSDKEGAERAAGSGTITCDGNPSLFAGGLINLKGARAGVDGQYRVKSCTHTLNASGYLCNLSIELPKGGAGKDTRKKQTSPQSSATQSSQLSGYGVTFGGV
- the lysC gene encoding Rz1-like lysis system protein LysC, coding for MLASSLMMTLAGCKSSGELVAAAQLPPMPADLQRQCADPGVQTGRDARAVIARHRQSLAECRNRHRDTVQFYKQVRGVRVRAGQ